From the Gammaproteobacteria bacterium genome, the window AAGGTTTCAGATGGCGCGGCTCCCGGCACGCCCGTATTTGAAGCGCGTCGTGTGGCGTGCGAAATGTGCGACGACATTCCCTGCGTTCGCGCATGCCCGACGGGGGCGCTGGATCCAGAACTTGAGGACATCAAGGATGCGACGATGGGTGTTGCCGTCCTAGTCGATCCGGAAAATTGCTTGAACTTGCAAGGGTTGCGCTGCGACGTCTGCTATCGCAATTGCCCCGTGGCTGGGAAAGCCATCACGCTTGAGGCACATCACAATCGGCGAACGGGTCGGCATGCCGTCTTCGTGCCTACCGTCAATGCCGAAGCCTGTACTGGGTGCGGCAAGTGTGAGCAGACCTGCGTTTTGGAGGAAGCAGCGATCAAAGTGCTCCCGCTGCGGCTGGCCAGAGGTCAGCTTGGCAAACACTATCGGTTCGGGTGGAAAACTAAGGAGGCCGAAAATGGCGCGTAGGGTCGGCGCATTGGCGCAGCAAAAGTACGGCTTCTGGCGCACGCACGGTTTGCTGATGGCGCGTCGTTTGGTACAGGCGTCCGTGATTTGCGCTTTTTGGCTTGGACCATGGACCGGGTATTGGTTGTTGCGCGGTAACCTGTCTGGTTCCCTATTATTGGACACGGTTCCCATGACGGATTTGTTTCTATTTTTGCAGTCGCTTGCCGCAGGGCATTGGCCAGAGACGAACTTCGTGCTGGGAGCCGTTGTCGTTCTTTCAGTGTACGCGCTGCTCGGTGGCCGAGTGTTTTGCGGATGGGTCTGCCCGGTCAATGCTGTAACGGACGCCGCACGTTGGCTGAGGCAGCGGTTAGGCATCCGCAGCCATTGGCGGGTATCGCGCACGGCCCGACATTGGCTCTTTTGGGCGTGTTTATTGTCAGCGCTGCTCAGTGGGCAGATGGTCTGGGAGTATTGGAATCCAGTGTCTATGTGGCAGCGCGCATTAACTGCAGGCACCCTTTCCGGAGTGAGTTTTGTGACGCTTGTATTTTTGCTTGATTTGGCGGCAGGGCAGGGGACATGGTGTGGCCACTTATGTCCCCACGGGCAGGCATATGCGGCGGTAGGGGTGCTCCCGCTTGGGTACTATGTCCGCGCATCGCGCCGGCAACACTGTGATGACTGCATGGATTGTTATCAAGTCTGTCCTGAGGCGCAACTGCTCAAGCAGGCTCTCAAAGGCGAGCATGCCAGAATTGAAAGTGCACAGTGCACGCGCTGTGCTCGTTGCGCTGAGATCTGTCACCAACGGGTGTTCCAGCTAGAGTACCGATTTTTGAGTCATTGAAAGTGGAGGCAATATCATGAAAGTCCAACAATTTGCATGGGTATTCACCGGCTTGCTAGCACTGCAAATCGGCTCAGCGGCAGACAGCGGGTCTCAAAAAGTTCAGTCGCTCCGCGGCGGGGTCGATTTGGCCGAAGTGGCACCGCCCGATCGCTTAAAGAATGTACCAAAGCGCAACAATGTGATTCCGCCTAACTATGCACAACAAC encodes:
- a CDS encoding ferredoxin-type protein NapG, which encodes KVSDGAAPGTPVFEARRVACEMCDDIPCVRACPTGALDPELEDIKDATMGVAVLVDPENCLNLQGLRCDVCYRNCPVAGKAITLEAHHNRRTGRHAVFVPTVNAEACTGCGKCEQTCVLEEAAIKVLPLRLARGQLGKHYRFGWKTKEAENGA
- the napH gene encoding quinol dehydrogenase ferredoxin subunit NapH: MARRVGALAQQKYGFWRTHGLLMARRLVQASVICAFWLGPWTGYWLLRGNLSGSLLLDTVPMTDLFLFLQSLAAGHWPETNFVLGAVVVLSVYALLGGRVFCGWVCPVNAVTDAARWLRQRLGIRSHWRVSRTARHWLFWACLLSALLSGQMVWEYWNPVSMWQRALTAGTLSGVSFVTLVFLLDLAAGQGTWCGHLCPHGQAYAAVGVLPLGYYVRASRRQHCDDCMDCYQVCPEAQLLKQALKGEHARIESAQCTRCARCAEICHQRVFQLEYRFLSH